The following are encoded together in the Bos taurus isolate L1 Dominette 01449 registration number 42190680 breed Hereford chromosome 12, ARS-UCD2.0, whole genome shotgun sequence genome:
- the TSC22D1 gene encoding TSC22 domain family protein 1 isoform X8 produces MHQPPESTAAAAAADMSARKMAHPAMFPRRGSGGGSASALGAAGTGVGSSAPSAEDFPPPSLLQPPPPAASSLSGPQPPPPQSLNLLSQAQLQAQPLAPGGTQMKKKSGFQITSVTPAQISASISSNNSIAEDTESYDDLDESHTEDLSSSEILDVSLSRATDLGEPERSSSEETLNNFQEAETPGAVSPNQPHLPQPHLPHLPQQNVVINGNAHPHPLHHHHPIHGHHLHHGHHHPSHAGVASTSIPGGPPSSPVSRKLSAAGSSDGVMPVAPTSAVSLSGSPASVMTSVRAPSTTGSLGINSVTGTNTMNNVNVTAVGSFNPPVTSSMLGNANISVSSIPSAASVSVGPAVSSGVNVNILSGMGNGTIASSAAFNSAANAAAGMTVGSVSSQQQQPTVNTSRFRVVKLDSTSEPFKKGRWTCTEFYEKENAAVPATEGVVVNKVVESVRQNPTEATSERESTSGSSVSSSVSTLSHYTESVGSGEMGTLAAPPVPPTLPGVALPQMDFSSAAPQGISAVSMPQSISQSQISQVQLPSQELGYQPKPGLQPVPLQAGIQPSPVGVVGVTSALGQQPSVASLAQPQLPYSQAAPPVQAPLPGAPPQQVQYSQPAPAVGPPMAPSHGTSVAPNPASEYVQPSPLLQTAVSSGQPTSAGVAVGATVIPMAQPQSIQLPVQPAAVQAQPAGAAGQPVGKAHTTVAAVPPGSQIATIGQQTSLPSALQQPSTQVTPSVIQQGAPPSSQIVPPAPAAILHQGVQPSASGLPQQLVIAPQSTLLPVPPQPQGVESVAPGVVSKQLPAVSPLPSASSISVTNQVLPLTTPLVDGEDESCWHFSKLAGRARRK; encoded by the exons ATGCACCAGCCGCCCGAGTCCACGGCGGCCGCGGCCGCTGCAGACATGAGTGCTAGGAAGATGGCGCACCCGGCAATGTTCCCTCGAAGGGGCAGCGGCGGGGGCAGCGCCTCAGCTCTCGGTGCAGCAGGTACCGGCGTCGGTAGTAGTGCCCCATCTGCCGAGGATTTTCCGCCTCCGTCGCTGCTCCAGCCGCCGCCTCCTGCAGCATCTTCTCTGTCGGGACCACAGCCTCCGCCTCCACAAAGCCTGAACCTCCTTTCGCAGGCTCAGCTGCAGGCACAGCCTCTTGCGCCAGGCGGAACgcagatgaaaaagaaaagtggctTCCAGATAACGAGCGTGACCCCGGCTCAGATCTCTGCTAGCATCAGCTCGAACAACAGCATCGCAGAGGACACGGAGAGCTACGACGACTTGGATGAGTCTCACACGGAAGATCTGTCGTCTTCCGAGATCCTTGATGTGTCACTTTCCAGGGCTACGGACTTAGGGGAGCCTGAACGCAGCTCCTCGGAAGAGACTCTGAATAACTTCCAGGAAGCCGAGACACCTGGGGCGGTCTCTCCCAACCAGCCCCACCTTCCTCAGCCTCATTTGCCTCACCTTCCACAACAGAACGTTGTGATCAATGGGAATGCTCATCCACACcccctccatcaccaccatcccaTTCATGGCCACCACCTGCACCACGGGCACCACCATCCATCCCATGCCGGGGTGGCCAGTACATCCATCCCTGGAGGGCCGCCCTCAAGCCCAGTGTCCAGAAAACTCTCGGCCGCGGGAAGCTCTGACGGTGTTATGCCAGTTGCACCAACTTCTGCTGTATCATTGAGTGGCTCGCCGGCATCTGTCATGACTAGTGTCCGTGCTCCGAGTACTACCGGCAGCCTAGGTATAAATTCTGTTACGGGCACCAATACGATGAATAACGTTAACGTCACTGCTGTGGGTAGTTTTAATCCTCCTGTGACCAGCAGCATGCTTGGTAACGCTAATATAAGTGTGAGCAGTATCCCCAGTGCTGCTAGTGTGAGTGTCGGGCCTGCAGTGAGCAGCGGGGTTAATGTGAATATCTTGAGTGGCATGGGCAATGGTACGATTGCTTCCTCCGCGGCCTTTAACAGCGCTGCCAATGCAGCAGCGGGCATGACAGTGGGGTCCGTTTCGAGTCAGCAGCAACAGCCAACCGTTAACACGTCCAGGTTCAGAGTCGTGAAGTTGGATTCTACTTCTGAGCCTTTCAAAAAAGGTCGATGGACTTGCACTGAGTTCTATGAAAAAGAAAACGCCGCCGTACCCGCCACCGAAGGGGTGGTCGTAAATAAGGTGGTGGAAAGTGTAAGACAAAACCCGACCGAAGCGACTTCTGAGAGGGAGAGCACGAGTGGGAGCTCTGTGAGCAGCAGCGTCAGCACACTGAGTCACTACACGGAGAGTGTGGGCAGCGGAGAGATGGGCACCCTGGCAGCCCCGCCGGTGCCCCCGACCCTTCCAGGGGTGGCCCTTCCGCAGATGGACTTCAGTAGCGCCGCTCCACAGGGCATTTCAGCAGTTAGCATGCCTCAGAGTATTTCTCAGTCGCAGATCTCGCAGGTACAGTTACCGTCTCAAGAACTGGGCTATCAGCCGAAGCCAGGTCTTCAACCAGTACCTCTGCAAGCCGGTATTCAGCCGTCACCTGTTGGCGTGGTGGGCGTCACTTCGGCTTTAGGTCAGCAGCCTTCCGTCGCCAGCCTGGCTCAACCCCAACTGCCGTATTCCCAGGCGGCTCCCCCAGTGCAAGCTCCCCTGCCAGGGGCGCCACCCCAACAGGTACAATATAGCCAGCCGGCGCCAGCTGTGGGCCCTCCGATGGCCCCAAGCCATGGTACATCAGTGGCTCCGAACCCAGCCTCCGAGTATGTTCAGCCCTCACCGCTTCTCCAAACAGCGGTATCCTCTGGACAGCCCACTTCTGCAGGGGTGGCTGTTGGAGCCACGGTGATTCCTATGGCTCAGCCACAGAGCATCCAGCTCCCAGTGCAGCCCGCGGCAGTGCAAGCACAACCTGCGGGGGCAGCTGGCCAACCTGTTGGCAAGGCTCACACGACAGTAGCTGCTGTACCTCCTGGCAGTCAAATCGCAACTATTGGTCAACAGACAAGCCTACCATCGGCACTGCAGCAGCCCTCCACCCAAGTCACACCTTCAGTTATCCAGCAAGGTGCTCCTCCGTCTTCACAGATAGTGCCACCTGCTCCAGCTGCGATCCTTCATCAGGGAGTTCAGCCCAGCGCTTCAGGCCTTCCTCAACAACTGGTCATTGCACCTCAGAGTACCCTATTACCTGTGCCTCCCCAGCCACAGGGGGTCGAGTCGGTAGCTCCAGGAGTGGTTTCGAAGCAGTTGCCTGCAGTTAGTCCTTTGCCCTCTGCTAGTAGTATTTCTGTTACAAATCAG GTGCTACCGCTGACGACACCCCTGGTGGATGGCGAGGACGAGAG
- the TSC22D1 gene encoding TSC22 domain family protein 1 isoform X1: MHQPPESTAAAAAADMSARKMAHPAMFPRRGSGGGSASALGAAGTGVGSSAPSAEDFPPPSLLQPPPPAASSLSGPQPPPPQSLNLLSQAQLQAQPLAPGGTQMKKKSGFQITSVTPAQISASISSNNSIAEDTESYDDLDESHTEDLSSSEILDVSLSRATDLGEPERSSSEETLNNFQEAETPGAVSPNQPHLPQPHLPHLPQQNVVINGNAHPHPLHHHHPIHGHHLHHGHHHPSHAGVASTSIPGGPPSSPVSRKLSAAGSSDGVMPVAPTSAVSLSGSPASVMTSVRAPSTTGSLGINSVTGTNTMNNVNVTAVGSFNPPVTSSMLGNANISVSSIPSAASVSVGPAVSSGVNVNILSGMGNGTIASSAAFNSAANAAAGMTVGSVSSQQQQPTVNTSRFRVVKLDSTSEPFKKGRWTCTEFYEKENAAVPATEGVVVNKVVESVRQNPTEATSERESTSGSSVSSSVSTLSHYTESVGSGEMGTLAAPPVPPTLPGVALPQMDFSSAAPQGISAVSMPQSISQSQISQVQLPSQELGYQPKPGLQPVPLQAGIQPSPVGVVGVTSALGQQPSVASLAQPQLPYSQAAPPVQAPLPGAPPQQVQYSQPAPAVGPPMAPSHGTSVAPNPASEYVQPSPLLQTAVSSGQPTSAGVAVGATVIPMAQPQSIQLPVQPAAVQAQPAGAAGQPVGKAHTTVAAVPPGSQIATIGQQTSLPSALQQPSTQVTPSVIQQGAPPSSQIVPPAPAAILHQGVQPSASGLPQQLVIAPQSTLLPVPPQPQGVESVAPGVVSKQLPAVSPLPSASSISVTNQVSSAGPSGLPSAPTNLVPSQNIAQAPVTQNGNLVQSVSQPPLLASNINLPLAQQLPLSSVQFSAQSLAQAIGSQIEDARRPAEPSLVGLPQTISGDSGGVSAVSDGSSSSLAASASLFPLKVLPLTTPLVDGEDESSSGASVVAIDNKIEQAMDLVKSHLMYAVREEVEVLKEQIKELIEKNSQLEQENNLLKTLASPEQLAQFQAQLQTGSPPATTQPQGTTQPPAQPASQGSGPTA, translated from the coding sequence ATGCACCAGCCGCCCGAGTCCACGGCGGCCGCGGCCGCTGCAGACATGAGTGCTAGGAAGATGGCGCACCCGGCAATGTTCCCTCGAAGGGGCAGCGGCGGGGGCAGCGCCTCAGCTCTCGGTGCAGCAGGTACCGGCGTCGGTAGTAGTGCCCCATCTGCCGAGGATTTTCCGCCTCCGTCGCTGCTCCAGCCGCCGCCTCCTGCAGCATCTTCTCTGTCGGGACCACAGCCTCCGCCTCCACAAAGCCTGAACCTCCTTTCGCAGGCTCAGCTGCAGGCACAGCCTCTTGCGCCAGGCGGAACgcagatgaaaaagaaaagtggctTCCAGATAACGAGCGTGACCCCGGCTCAGATCTCTGCTAGCATCAGCTCGAACAACAGCATCGCAGAGGACACGGAGAGCTACGACGACTTGGATGAGTCTCACACGGAAGATCTGTCGTCTTCCGAGATCCTTGATGTGTCACTTTCCAGGGCTACGGACTTAGGGGAGCCTGAACGCAGCTCCTCGGAAGAGACTCTGAATAACTTCCAGGAAGCCGAGACACCTGGGGCGGTCTCTCCCAACCAGCCCCACCTTCCTCAGCCTCATTTGCCTCACCTTCCACAACAGAACGTTGTGATCAATGGGAATGCTCATCCACACcccctccatcaccaccatcccaTTCATGGCCACCACCTGCACCACGGGCACCACCATCCATCCCATGCCGGGGTGGCCAGTACATCCATCCCTGGAGGGCCGCCCTCAAGCCCAGTGTCCAGAAAACTCTCGGCCGCGGGAAGCTCTGACGGTGTTATGCCAGTTGCACCAACTTCTGCTGTATCATTGAGTGGCTCGCCGGCATCTGTCATGACTAGTGTCCGTGCTCCGAGTACTACCGGCAGCCTAGGTATAAATTCTGTTACGGGCACCAATACGATGAATAACGTTAACGTCACTGCTGTGGGTAGTTTTAATCCTCCTGTGACCAGCAGCATGCTTGGTAACGCTAATATAAGTGTGAGCAGTATCCCCAGTGCTGCTAGTGTGAGTGTCGGGCCTGCAGTGAGCAGCGGGGTTAATGTGAATATCTTGAGTGGCATGGGCAATGGTACGATTGCTTCCTCCGCGGCCTTTAACAGCGCTGCCAATGCAGCAGCGGGCATGACAGTGGGGTCCGTTTCGAGTCAGCAGCAACAGCCAACCGTTAACACGTCCAGGTTCAGAGTCGTGAAGTTGGATTCTACTTCTGAGCCTTTCAAAAAAGGTCGATGGACTTGCACTGAGTTCTATGAAAAAGAAAACGCCGCCGTACCCGCCACCGAAGGGGTGGTCGTAAATAAGGTGGTGGAAAGTGTAAGACAAAACCCGACCGAAGCGACTTCTGAGAGGGAGAGCACGAGTGGGAGCTCTGTGAGCAGCAGCGTCAGCACACTGAGTCACTACACGGAGAGTGTGGGCAGCGGAGAGATGGGCACCCTGGCAGCCCCGCCGGTGCCCCCGACCCTTCCAGGGGTGGCCCTTCCGCAGATGGACTTCAGTAGCGCCGCTCCACAGGGCATTTCAGCAGTTAGCATGCCTCAGAGTATTTCTCAGTCGCAGATCTCGCAGGTACAGTTACCGTCTCAAGAACTGGGCTATCAGCCGAAGCCAGGTCTTCAACCAGTACCTCTGCAAGCCGGTATTCAGCCGTCACCTGTTGGCGTGGTGGGCGTCACTTCGGCTTTAGGTCAGCAGCCTTCCGTCGCCAGCCTGGCTCAACCCCAACTGCCGTATTCCCAGGCGGCTCCCCCAGTGCAAGCTCCCCTGCCAGGGGCGCCACCCCAACAGGTACAATATAGCCAGCCGGCGCCAGCTGTGGGCCCTCCGATGGCCCCAAGCCATGGTACATCAGTGGCTCCGAACCCAGCCTCCGAGTATGTTCAGCCCTCACCGCTTCTCCAAACAGCGGTATCCTCTGGACAGCCCACTTCTGCAGGGGTGGCTGTTGGAGCCACGGTGATTCCTATGGCTCAGCCACAGAGCATCCAGCTCCCAGTGCAGCCCGCGGCAGTGCAAGCACAACCTGCGGGGGCAGCTGGCCAACCTGTTGGCAAGGCTCACACGACAGTAGCTGCTGTACCTCCTGGCAGTCAAATCGCAACTATTGGTCAACAGACAAGCCTACCATCGGCACTGCAGCAGCCCTCCACCCAAGTCACACCTTCAGTTATCCAGCAAGGTGCTCCTCCGTCTTCACAGATAGTGCCACCTGCTCCAGCTGCGATCCTTCATCAGGGAGTTCAGCCCAGCGCTTCAGGCCTTCCTCAACAACTGGTCATTGCACCTCAGAGTACCCTATTACCTGTGCCTCCCCAGCCACAGGGGGTCGAGTCGGTAGCTCCAGGAGTGGTTTCGAAGCAGTTGCCTGCAGTTAGTCCTTTGCCCTCTGCTAGTAGTATTTCTGTTACAAATCAGGTTAGTTCAGCTGGTCCTTCTGGACTGCCTTCTGCCCCGACAAACTTGGTCCCGTCACAGAATATAGCACAAGCCCCTGTCACTCAGAATGGTAATTTGGTTCAAAGTGTCAGTCAGCCTCCCTTGCTAGCATCTAATATAAATTTGCCTTTGGCACAACAGCTACcgctcagttctgttcagttctcCGCACAATCATTAGCTCAGGCAATTGGAAGCCAAATCGAAGATGCCAGGCGCCCAGCGGAACCCTCCTTAGTTGGCTTACCTCAGACCATCAGTGGTGACAGTGGGGGAGTGTCAGCAGTTTCAGatggcagtagcagcagccttgCAGCCTCTGCTTCTCTTTTCCCGTTGAAGGTGCTACCGCTGACGACACCCCTGGTGGATGGCGAGGACGAGAG
- the TSC22D1 gene encoding TSC22 domain family protein 1 isoform X2: MHQPPESTAAAAAADMSARKMAHPAMFPRRGSGGGSASALGAAGTGVGSSAPSAEDFPPPSLLQPPPPAASSLSGPQPPPPQSLNLLSQAQLQAQPLAPGGTQMKKKSGFQITSVTPAQISASISSNNSIAEDTESYDDLDESHTEDLSSSEILDVSLSRATDLGEPERSSSEETLNNFQEAETPGAVSPNQPHLPQPHLPHLPQQNVVINGNAHPHPLHHHHPIHGHHLHHGHHHPSHAGVASTSIPGGPPSSPVSRKLSAAGSSDGVMPVAPTSAVSLSGSPASVMTSVRAPSTTGSLGINSVTGTNTMNNVNVTAVGSFNPPVTSSMLGNANISVSSIPSAASVSVGPAVSSGVNVNILSGMGNGTIASSAAFNSAANAAAGMTVGSVSSQQQQPTVNTSRFRVVKLDSTSEPFKKGRWTCTEFYEKENAAVPATEGVVVNKVVESVRQNPTEATSERESTSGSSVSSSVSTLSHYTESVGSGEMGTLAAPPVPPTLPGVALPQMDFSSAAPQGISAVSMPQSISQSQISQVQLPSQELGYQPKPGLQPVPLQAGIQPSPVGVVGVTSALGQQPSVASLAQPQLPYSQAAPPVQAPLPGAPPQQVQYSQPAPAVGPPMAPSHGTSVAPNPASEYVQPSPLLQTAVSSGQPTSAGVAVGATVIPMAQPQSIQLPVQPAAVQAQPAGAAGQPVGKAHTTVAAVPPGSQIATIGQQTSLPSALQQPSTQVTPSVIQQGAPPSSQIVPPAPAAILHQGVQPSASGLPQQLVIAPQSTLLPVPPQPQGVESVAPGVVSKQLPAVSPLPSASSISVTNQVSSAGPSGLPSAPTNLVPSQNIAQAPVTQNGNLVQSVSQPPLLASNINLPLAQQLPLSSVQFSAQSLAQAIGSQIEDARRPAEPSLVGLPQTISGDSGGVSAVSDGSSSSLAASASLFPLKVLPLTTPLVDGEDESASLLPEVQGVILEPQIQPRPRRAFDVRGPLSPLNLWRQNIQLLERVGKGFLSTGKHPPSAKGTPLAEPSRMISVTHAATAVWKAVVNGAMHYV; this comes from the coding sequence ATGCACCAGCCGCCCGAGTCCACGGCGGCCGCGGCCGCTGCAGACATGAGTGCTAGGAAGATGGCGCACCCGGCAATGTTCCCTCGAAGGGGCAGCGGCGGGGGCAGCGCCTCAGCTCTCGGTGCAGCAGGTACCGGCGTCGGTAGTAGTGCCCCATCTGCCGAGGATTTTCCGCCTCCGTCGCTGCTCCAGCCGCCGCCTCCTGCAGCATCTTCTCTGTCGGGACCACAGCCTCCGCCTCCACAAAGCCTGAACCTCCTTTCGCAGGCTCAGCTGCAGGCACAGCCTCTTGCGCCAGGCGGAACgcagatgaaaaagaaaagtggctTCCAGATAACGAGCGTGACCCCGGCTCAGATCTCTGCTAGCATCAGCTCGAACAACAGCATCGCAGAGGACACGGAGAGCTACGACGACTTGGATGAGTCTCACACGGAAGATCTGTCGTCTTCCGAGATCCTTGATGTGTCACTTTCCAGGGCTACGGACTTAGGGGAGCCTGAACGCAGCTCCTCGGAAGAGACTCTGAATAACTTCCAGGAAGCCGAGACACCTGGGGCGGTCTCTCCCAACCAGCCCCACCTTCCTCAGCCTCATTTGCCTCACCTTCCACAACAGAACGTTGTGATCAATGGGAATGCTCATCCACACcccctccatcaccaccatcccaTTCATGGCCACCACCTGCACCACGGGCACCACCATCCATCCCATGCCGGGGTGGCCAGTACATCCATCCCTGGAGGGCCGCCCTCAAGCCCAGTGTCCAGAAAACTCTCGGCCGCGGGAAGCTCTGACGGTGTTATGCCAGTTGCACCAACTTCTGCTGTATCATTGAGTGGCTCGCCGGCATCTGTCATGACTAGTGTCCGTGCTCCGAGTACTACCGGCAGCCTAGGTATAAATTCTGTTACGGGCACCAATACGATGAATAACGTTAACGTCACTGCTGTGGGTAGTTTTAATCCTCCTGTGACCAGCAGCATGCTTGGTAACGCTAATATAAGTGTGAGCAGTATCCCCAGTGCTGCTAGTGTGAGTGTCGGGCCTGCAGTGAGCAGCGGGGTTAATGTGAATATCTTGAGTGGCATGGGCAATGGTACGATTGCTTCCTCCGCGGCCTTTAACAGCGCTGCCAATGCAGCAGCGGGCATGACAGTGGGGTCCGTTTCGAGTCAGCAGCAACAGCCAACCGTTAACACGTCCAGGTTCAGAGTCGTGAAGTTGGATTCTACTTCTGAGCCTTTCAAAAAAGGTCGATGGACTTGCACTGAGTTCTATGAAAAAGAAAACGCCGCCGTACCCGCCACCGAAGGGGTGGTCGTAAATAAGGTGGTGGAAAGTGTAAGACAAAACCCGACCGAAGCGACTTCTGAGAGGGAGAGCACGAGTGGGAGCTCTGTGAGCAGCAGCGTCAGCACACTGAGTCACTACACGGAGAGTGTGGGCAGCGGAGAGATGGGCACCCTGGCAGCCCCGCCGGTGCCCCCGACCCTTCCAGGGGTGGCCCTTCCGCAGATGGACTTCAGTAGCGCCGCTCCACAGGGCATTTCAGCAGTTAGCATGCCTCAGAGTATTTCTCAGTCGCAGATCTCGCAGGTACAGTTACCGTCTCAAGAACTGGGCTATCAGCCGAAGCCAGGTCTTCAACCAGTACCTCTGCAAGCCGGTATTCAGCCGTCACCTGTTGGCGTGGTGGGCGTCACTTCGGCTTTAGGTCAGCAGCCTTCCGTCGCCAGCCTGGCTCAACCCCAACTGCCGTATTCCCAGGCGGCTCCCCCAGTGCAAGCTCCCCTGCCAGGGGCGCCACCCCAACAGGTACAATATAGCCAGCCGGCGCCAGCTGTGGGCCCTCCGATGGCCCCAAGCCATGGTACATCAGTGGCTCCGAACCCAGCCTCCGAGTATGTTCAGCCCTCACCGCTTCTCCAAACAGCGGTATCCTCTGGACAGCCCACTTCTGCAGGGGTGGCTGTTGGAGCCACGGTGATTCCTATGGCTCAGCCACAGAGCATCCAGCTCCCAGTGCAGCCCGCGGCAGTGCAAGCACAACCTGCGGGGGCAGCTGGCCAACCTGTTGGCAAGGCTCACACGACAGTAGCTGCTGTACCTCCTGGCAGTCAAATCGCAACTATTGGTCAACAGACAAGCCTACCATCGGCACTGCAGCAGCCCTCCACCCAAGTCACACCTTCAGTTATCCAGCAAGGTGCTCCTCCGTCTTCACAGATAGTGCCACCTGCTCCAGCTGCGATCCTTCATCAGGGAGTTCAGCCCAGCGCTTCAGGCCTTCCTCAACAACTGGTCATTGCACCTCAGAGTACCCTATTACCTGTGCCTCCCCAGCCACAGGGGGTCGAGTCGGTAGCTCCAGGAGTGGTTTCGAAGCAGTTGCCTGCAGTTAGTCCTTTGCCCTCTGCTAGTAGTATTTCTGTTACAAATCAGGTTAGTTCAGCTGGTCCTTCTGGACTGCCTTCTGCCCCGACAAACTTGGTCCCGTCACAGAATATAGCACAAGCCCCTGTCACTCAGAATGGTAATTTGGTTCAAAGTGTCAGTCAGCCTCCCTTGCTAGCATCTAATATAAATTTGCCTTTGGCACAACAGCTACcgctcagttctgttcagttctcCGCACAATCATTAGCTCAGGCAATTGGAAGCCAAATCGAAGATGCCAGGCGCCCAGCGGAACCCTCCTTAGTTGGCTTACCTCAGACCATCAGTGGTGACAGTGGGGGAGTGTCAGCAGTTTCAGatggcagtagcagcagccttgCAGCCTCTGCTTCTCTTTTCCCGTTGAAGGTGCTACCGCTGACGACACCCCTGGTGGATGGCGAGGACGAGAG